A DNA window from uncultured Methanoregula sp. contains the following coding sequences:
- a CDS encoding type II secretion system protein encodes MKPPPSSSTPHAALRLGRSGHHRRRQAAFTLIELLVVIAIIAILAGMLLPALSKAKEKASRSICMNNQKQLLLAHLMYLGDANDQIEPPNCGGEDGSRNAKLPAGWLYKPGECLTGGANGTNYYGPSRGLFYASMQSWAMYMCPLHRTNTSASKLSNIKFTSYLMNGCVINGSGAFDWTSGAQGKTYKSTSFQPTDLLFWETDEKDPGYFNDGASDPSEGLTKRHALGAVIGLMGGHVEFIRWEKYFKLVADPNKNNLWCYPGSTKGR; translated from the coding sequence ATGAAACCGCCACCGAGTTCTTCGACGCCTCATGCCGCTCTCCGCTTAGGCCGATCAGGGCACCATCGCCGCCGGCAAGCCGCGTTCACTTTGATCGAGCTGCTGGTGGTCATCGCCATCATCGCGATCCTCGCCGGCATGCTCCTGCCGGCTTTGTCCAAAGCCAAGGAGAAGGCCAGCCGGTCGATCTGCATGAACAACCAAAAGCAATTGCTCCTGGCGCACCTGATGTATTTGGGCGACGCGAACGACCAGATCGAACCGCCCAATTGCGGCGGCGAGGACGGTTCGCGCAATGCCAAACTGCCGGCCGGCTGGCTTTACAAACCCGGGGAATGCCTGACGGGCGGAGCCAATGGCACCAATTATTATGGACCCAGCCGCGGGTTGTTCTATGCCTCGATGCAAAGTTGGGCGATGTATATGTGTCCGCTGCACCGGACCAATACTTCGGCCTCGAAATTGAGCAACATCAAGTTTACCAGTTATTTGATGAACGGGTGCGTGATCAATGGCTCCGGGGCTTTCGACTGGACGTCCGGCGCGCAAGGCAAAACCTATAAGAGCACTTCATTCCAGCCGACCGACCTGTTGTTTTGGGAGACCGATGAGAAAGATCCCGGTTATTTCAACGATGGCGCCAGCGATCCGAGCGAAGGCTTAACCAAGCGCCATGCCTTGGGCGCCGTGATCGGCTTGATGGGCGGGCATGTGGAATTCATTCGCTGGGAAAAATATTTCAAACTGGTGGCGGATCCGAACAAAAACAACCTCTGGTGTTACCCGGGGTCGACGAAGGGACGATGA